The Spiribacter roseus genome includes the window CCGCTTCGAGCACGATCCCGCCAATGGCAAGGCGTCGATCATCGTCGAAGAGCTCCCTTACCAGGTCAACAAGGCCCGACTGCTCGAGAAAATCGCCGAGCTGGTCAAGGAAAAACGCATCGAGGGCATCACCGAGCTGCGTGACGAGTCCGATAAGGACGGCATCCGCATGGTCATCGAGCTGCGCCGCGGTGAGGTGCCCGAGGTGGTGCTGAACAACCTCTACCAGCACACCCAGCTGGAAACGGTTTTCGGCATCAACATGGTCGCCCTCCACGAGGGGCAGCCGCGCCAGCACAACCTGCGCGACGTGCTGGATGCGTTCATCAGCCACCGCCGCGAGGTGGTCACCCGGCGCACCGTGTTCGAGCTGCGCAAAGCCCGTGACCGGGCCCATGTCCTCGAAGGCCTGGCCGTTGCGCTGGCCAACATCGACGAGGTGATTGCGCTGATCAAGGCGTCGCCGTCATCCGCGGATGCGCGGGCCGCGTTGGTCAGCCGCGACTGGGCCCCCGGTATCGTCAGCGAGATGCTCTCCCGGGCCGGGGCCGAGGCGTCACGCCCGGAATCACTCGGGGCGGGTGTCGGCTGGCTCGACAGTGGCTATCGCCTGACCGAGGCGCAGGCCCAGGCCATCCTCGATCTGCGCCTGCACCGGCTGACCGGCCTCGAGCAGGACAAGATCGTCGACGAGTACCGGCAGATCCTCGAGACCATCGCCGATCTGCTGGACATCCTCGCCAGCAGTGACCGGCTCATGCAGGTGATCCGCGACGAGCTGACCGCCATCCGCGAGCGCTACGGCGACGAGCGCCGCAGCGAGATCCTCGAGACCCGGCTCGATCTGTCCATCGAGGACCTGATCCCGCCGCAGGACGTGGTGGTCACGCTCTCGCACAGTGGCTACGCGAAGTCGCAGCCGCTCGACGGCTATCAGGCCCAGCGCCGCGGCGGCAAGGGCAAGGCCGCCACCCAGATGCGCGGCGAGGACTTTGTCGACAAGCTCTGGGTGGCCAACACCCACGACACGCTGCTGTGCTTTTCCAGTCGCGGCAAATGCTACTGGCTCAAGGTCTATGAGCTGCCCCACGGCAGCCGCGGAGCGCGGGGCAAGCCGATCGTCAACCTCCTGCCGCTGGAGGCCGACGAGCGCATCAATGCCGTGCTGCCGGTGAGCGAATTCGACGCCGATCATTTCGTGTTCATGGCGACGCGCCAGGGCACCGTCAAGAAGACCCCGCTGGTGGACTTCTCCCGGCCCCGCGCCAACGGCATCATCGCCCTCAATCTCGGCGACGACGACAGCCTGGTGAACGTGGGCGTCACCGATGGCCAGCGCGATGTCATGCTGCTGACCAACGCCGGCAAGGCGATCCGCTTCAATGAATCCGAAGTGCGCGCCATGGGGCGCACCGCCACCGGCGTGCGTGGTGTGCGGCTGGGAACTGATCAGACCGTTATCCAGTCCCTGATACTCGATGAGGGCGATGTCCTCACGGTGACGGAGAACGGCTTCGGCAAGCTGACTCCGGTGGCGGACTACCCACTGCGTGGGCGCGGCGGGATGGGCGTGATCAGCATCCAGACCACGGCGCGCAATGGCGGCGTGGTGGGAGCGCTGCAGGTCACCCAAGACAACGAAATCATGCTCATCACCAACGGCGGGACGCTGGTGCGCACCCGGGCCGCCGAAATCTCGGTGCTGAGCCGTAACACCCAGGGGGTCAAGCTGATCGCCCTGTCCGAGGAGGAGGCGCTGGTCGGCCTGGCCCGGGTCGAGGCGCTGGGTGAAGAGGCCGGCGCCGACGACGGGGCCGGCGACGACTGAGCCCCTCCGATACGCAGTCAATCAATCAGCGGGAGCGCATTATGTCGCGTGTATACAACTTCAGCGCGGGGCCCGGGACGTTACCGGAACCCGTCCTGCGCCAGGCCGCCGAGGAAATGCTCGACTGGCACGGCACCGGGATGTCGGTGATGGAAATGAGCCATCGCGGCAAGTCCTTCGTGTCCATCGCCGAGCGGGCCGAGGCCGATCTTCGTGAACTCCTCCAGGTGCCGGACAACTACCGGGTGCTGTTCCTGCAGGGCGGTGCCACGGCACAGTTCTCCGCAGTGCCCCTGAACCTGATCGGCGATGCCTCGAGCGTCGACTATGTCAACACCGGCAGCTGGTCGAAAAAGGCGATCGCCGAGGCGCGCAAGTACACGGCGGTCAACGTGGCGGCCGAGGGGGGCAATGGTGATCCCATGGCCATTCCGCCGCAGGCCGAGTGGCAGTGCGATCCCAACGCCGCCTATCTGCACTACTGTGCCAACGAGACCATTACCGGCGTCGAGTTCCCCGAGATCCCGGATGCCGGTGACGTGCCGCTGGTCAGCGACATGTCGTCGACGTTCCTGTCCCGGCCGCTGGATGTCTCGCGGTTCGGCGTGATCTACGCCGGCGCCCAGAAGAACTTCGGTCCCGCGGGACTGACCGTGGTGATCGTCCGGGATGACCTGCTGGATCGTGCCAGCGCCCAGGTGCCGGCGATCTGGGACTACCGGCGCCAGGCCGAAGCCGATTCCATGCTCAATACGCCGGCCACCTACAGCCTCTATATCGCCGGCCTGGTTTTCCAGTGGCTCAAGGACGAGGGCGGGCTGGCCGCGATGGGCGAGATCAATCGCCGCAAGGCCGCCAGGCTCTATGAGGCGATCGATGCCTCGGCGTTTTACCGCAACCCGGTGGCCCCGGATGCACGCTCGTGGATGAACGTGCCGTTCGTGCTGGCCGATGATTCGCTGGACGCGACCTTCCTCAAGGAAGCGAGTGCGGCCGGGCTGGAGACCCTCAAGGGGCACCGCTCGGTAGGCGGCATGCGTGCCAGCATCTACAATGCGATGCCCGAGGCCGGAGTGGATGCCCTCATCGACTTCATGGCCGATTTCGAGCGACGCCACGGATAATCGAGAAAAATGTACAAGATCCTGACATTCAACAATATTTCCACCCGCGGACTCGAGCGCCTGCCGCGCGAGCGGTTCGAGGTCTCCTCCGAGATCCAGCACCCCGATGCGGTGCTGCTGCGCTCCGCCAAGCTCCACGACTGGGCGGTGCCTGACACGCTCAAGGCCGTGGGTCGGGCCGGTGCCGGCGTCAACAACATCCCCATGGCGGCGATGAACGAGCG containing:
- the gyrA gene encoding DNA gyrase subunit A, whose protein sequence is MSSVAKEILPVNLEDEMRQSYLDYAMSVIVGRALPDVRDGLKPVHRRVLYAMRELGNDWNRPYKKSARVVGDVIGKYHPHGDTAVYDTIVRMAQDFSMRYLLVDGQGNFGSIDGDNAAAMRYTEVRMARMAHELLADIDKETVDFGDNYDGSEQEPEVLPTRVPNFLVNGGSGIAVGMATNVPPHNLSEVVDACLALIDDDSLDVEALMAYIPGPDLPTRGIINGVEGIREAYRTGRGRMVMRARCRFEHDPANGKASIIVEELPYQVNKARLLEKIAELVKEKRIEGITELRDESDKDGIRMVIELRRGEVPEVVLNNLYQHTQLETVFGINMVALHEGQPRQHNLRDVLDAFISHRREVVTRRTVFELRKARDRAHVLEGLAVALANIDEVIALIKASPSSADARAALVSRDWAPGIVSEMLSRAGAEASRPESLGAGVGWLDSGYRLTEAQAQAILDLRLHRLTGLEQDKIVDEYRQILETIADLLDILASSDRLMQVIRDELTAIRERYGDERRSEILETRLDLSIEDLIPPQDVVVTLSHSGYAKSQPLDGYQAQRRGGKGKAATQMRGEDFVDKLWVANTHDTLLCFSSRGKCYWLKVYELPHGSRGARGKPIVNLLPLEADERINAVLPVSEFDADHFVFMATRQGTVKKTPLVDFSRPRANGIIALNLGDDDSLVNVGVTDGQRDVMLLTNAGKAIRFNESEVRAMGRTATGVRGVRLGTDQTVIQSLILDEGDVLTVTENGFGKLTPVADYPLRGRGGMGVISIQTTARNGGVVGALQVTQDNEIMLITNGGTLVRTRAAEISVLSRNTQGVKLIALSEEEALVGLARVEALGEEAGADDGAGDD
- the serC gene encoding 3-phosphoserine/phosphohydroxythreonine transaminase; the encoded protein is MSRVYNFSAGPGTLPEPVLRQAAEEMLDWHGTGMSVMEMSHRGKSFVSIAERAEADLRELLQVPDNYRVLFLQGGATAQFSAVPLNLIGDASSVDYVNTGSWSKKAIAEARKYTAVNVAAEGGNGDPMAIPPQAEWQCDPNAAYLHYCANETITGVEFPEIPDAGDVPLVSDMSSTFLSRPLDVSRFGVIYAGAQKNFGPAGLTVVIVRDDLLDRASAQVPAIWDYRRQAEADSMLNTPATYSLYIAGLVFQWLKDEGGLAAMGEINRRKAARLYEAIDASAFYRNPVAPDARSWMNVPFVLADDSLDATFLKEASAAGLETLKGHRSVGGMRASIYNAMPEAGVDALIDFMADFERRHG